From the Nonlabens marinus S1-08 genome, one window contains:
- a CDS encoding cellulose synthase family protein has translation MILEWICIIIYSASLIMILFYALSQLNLLVNYLQANRKASATNYQVPTKADLPYVTIQLPVFNELYVIERLLENIALIDYPKDKLEIQVLDDSTDESLEITSMEVDKLQNLGFDIQHIMRTDRSGYKAGALKEGLKTAKGEFIAIFDADFLPQPDWLLKTVGYFQDPDIGVVQTRWSHLNRNYSILTQIQAFALDAHFTLEQVGRNSKGHFINFNGTAGIWRKQTIYDAGNWQGDTLTEDLDLSYRAQLKQWKFKYLEDVTTPAELPIVISAARSQQFRWNKGGAENFQKMFKRVLSSKTISAKTKFHGILHLLNSTMFLNVLIVAVLSIPMLYIKNEYEHLKVYFIVMSFFVISTLIFFVCYWYMYRNIYGGGFKNFVTYIGMFFTFFSIAMGFSLHNSIAVIEGHIGKRSEFVRTPKFNLTAVGSNWKANKYLRKKLSPNVVIEGLLTLYFIFGLYSAFIVGDQGGDFGLFPFHLMLVIGFGFVFIRSLTDKQ, from the coding sequence ATGATACTGGAGTGGATTTGTATCATTATCTATTCAGCATCATTAATTATGATCCTGTTTTATGCACTTTCCCAATTGAATTTATTGGTGAATTACCTGCAGGCAAATAGAAAAGCCTCCGCCACTAACTACCAAGTCCCTACTAAGGCAGATTTGCCCTATGTAACTATACAACTGCCCGTTTTTAATGAGTTGTATGTTATAGAGCGGTTATTAGAAAACATCGCCCTCATTGATTACCCCAAAGACAAACTAGAAATCCAAGTGCTAGATGATAGCACAGATGAATCACTAGAGATCACCTCTATGGAGGTAGATAAACTTCAAAATCTGGGATTCGACATTCAGCACATCATGAGGACTGATCGCAGCGGTTATAAAGCCGGTGCACTTAAAGAAGGTCTCAAAACCGCCAAAGGAGAATTCATCGCCATATTTGATGCTGATTTCCTTCCACAACCAGACTGGCTTCTTAAAACGGTAGGATATTTTCAGGATCCAGATATAGGCGTTGTACAAACCCGATGGTCCCATTTGAACAGAAACTACAGTATACTGACGCAGATCCAAGCATTTGCACTAGATGCGCATTTCACCCTAGAACAAGTAGGCCGTAATTCAAAAGGTCATTTTATAAACTTCAACGGCACTGCAGGAATATGGCGCAAACAAACCATATACGACGCTGGAAACTGGCAGGGCGACACCTTGACTGAGGACCTAGACCTAAGTTACCGCGCCCAACTCAAGCAATGGAAGTTCAAATACCTAGAAGACGTCACCACTCCAGCGGAATTGCCCATCGTCATCAGTGCTGCTCGTTCCCAGCAGTTCAGATGGAATAAAGGTGGCGCAGAGAATTTTCAAAAGATGTTCAAACGTGTTTTGAGCAGCAAGACCATTTCAGCCAAAACAAAGTTTCATGGGATTTTACATTTATTAAACAGCACCATGTTTCTCAATGTGCTGATTGTTGCTGTACTAAGCATTCCTATGCTGTATATTAAAAACGAGTACGAGCATTTGAAAGTTTACTTTATAGTGATGAGCTTTTTCGTGATCAGTACACTCATCTTTTTTGTGTGTTATTGGTACATGTATCGCAACATCTATGGCGGTGGTTTCAAAAATTTCGTCACTTACATTGGTATGTTTTTCACTTTCTTTTCTATTGCGATGGGATTTTCTTTACATAATTCGATTGCGGTAATAGAAGGTCATATAGGAAAGCGCAGTGAGTTTGTGCGCACGCCTAAGTTCAATTTAACCGCCGTGGGTAGCAATTGGAAAGCCAATAAATACTTACGCAAAAAGCTGAGCCCCAATGTTGTTATTGAAGGCTTATTGACGCTCTATTTTATCTTCGGTTTATACTCTGCCTTTATAGTAGGTGATCAAGGCGGCGATTTTGGACTATTTCCTTTTCATTTAATGCTGGTCATCGGTTTTGGGTTTGTATTTATTCGCAGTCTAACGGACAAGCAATAG
- a CDS encoding glycosyltransferase family 2 protein gives MTQQPIIKVLIPAFNEAGSVGLVIQDLPKYIDEVIVVSNNSTDQTVANAMAAGATVLQESRRGYGFACLKGMDYIAGLERQPDILVFIDGDYSDYPEQLPLLTAPIIERDIDFVIGARDKKLRETGSMTGPQIFGNWLATNLMKLFFNSRFTDLGPFRAIKYEKLVALQMQDQTYGWTVEMQLKALKKNYTYEEVPVRYRNRIGVSKVSGTFKGAIFAGVKILTWIFKYGLKK, from the coding sequence TTGACACAACAGCCCATCATTAAAGTCCTGATTCCTGCATTCAATGAGGCAGGTTCTGTTGGGCTTGTGATACAGGATTTACCAAAATATATTGATGAAGTAATTGTAGTCAGTAACAATTCTACAGATCAAACCGTCGCAAATGCCATGGCGGCTGGAGCCACAGTACTCCAGGAGTCTAGGCGTGGTTATGGGTTTGCTTGTTTAAAAGGCATGGATTACATCGCAGGCCTAGAACGACAACCAGATATTCTCGTGTTTATTGATGGCGACTACAGCGATTATCCAGAACAGTTGCCTTTGCTTACTGCGCCTATTATCGAGCGAGATATCGATTTTGTTATAGGAGCTCGTGATAAAAAATTACGAGAAACAGGATCGATGACAGGTCCTCAGATTTTTGGCAATTGGCTGGCCACTAACCTGATGAAGTTATTTTTTAATTCAAGGTTTACTGATTTAGGCCCATTTAGAGCGATCAAATATGAAAAGTTAGTTGCGTTACAAATGCAAGATCAAACCTACGGTTGGACCGTAGAAATGCAATTGAAAGCGTTGAAGAAAAACTACACTTATGAAGAGGTTCCTGTACGCTACCGTAATAGAATAGGCGTGTCCAAAGTGTCAGGAACATTCAAAGGTGCTATCTTTGCAGGCGTTAAGATATTGACATGGATCTTCAAATACGGGCTTAAAAAATGA
- a CDS encoding glycosyltransferase 87 family protein, with amino-acid sequence MKARLQNGFGILLILSFLECAVFSSLPRKQFLDSLICYTTLFVFFGGFYWIFKTAQSREIQLFSFKLGRLWQRPPHILVWLIAGIVLRLVFLWNTPTLSQDFFRFIWDGHLLLNGLNPYIYLPDDLIAAGVEVVPNAQLLHSSMGELSSGHYTNYPPLNQLFFAAAAYLGGDNLLMTVVWMRVFIIAADVVVFFYGLRLLRLIGKPDYLILLYFLNPFVIIELTANLHWEGVMACLMLMGVYYFITYQRLKSPVFIGFSILLKLLPVMILPLLLKGMKWKRWFLYFGILAATVSLGFAPFISADLIENYGSSVGLWFGTFEFNASVYYIIREIGFQITGYNIIGTVGKILPVITLMSILLLAVIRKNQFPEILLTSILFSFTIYLLFSTTVHPWYLTIPLLFSIFTKYRYMVIWSGLVFVSYSAYSNALFQENMWWIGIEYSMVIAFLTYELWVQSRWMPNTRYK; translated from the coding sequence ATGAAAGCGCGGTTGCAAAACGGTTTTGGAATCTTGCTGATCCTCAGTTTTTTAGAGTGTGCTGTCTTTAGTTCGCTTCCGCGAAAGCAGTTTCTCGACAGTCTCATCTGCTACACCACACTATTTGTGTTTTTCGGTGGATTTTACTGGATTTTCAAAACGGCTCAATCCCGAGAAATTCAGCTATTTTCTTTTAAGCTAGGACGTTTGTGGCAGCGGCCTCCTCATATTTTGGTTTGGTTAATTGCGGGTATCGTATTGCGACTGGTTTTTTTATGGAACACGCCCACATTATCACAAGATTTCTTTCGGTTTATCTGGGACGGTCATTTGCTGCTCAACGGTCTGAATCCTTACATATATCTACCAGATGATTTAATAGCTGCTGGCGTTGAGGTTGTGCCAAATGCACAGCTGCTGCATTCCTCCATGGGAGAACTTTCTAGCGGTCATTATACGAACTACCCACCACTCAATCAACTTTTCTTTGCAGCTGCGGCTTACTTAGGAGGTGATAATTTATTGATGACGGTCGTATGGATGCGGGTGTTCATTATTGCTGCAGATGTAGTGGTGTTTTTCTATGGGCTCAGGTTGCTGCGCTTGATAGGCAAACCTGATTATTTGATCTTGCTTTACTTTTTGAATCCATTTGTAATTATTGAGTTGACTGCAAACTTGCACTGGGAAGGAGTGATGGCATGTTTGATGCTTATGGGAGTGTATTATTTTATCACCTACCAGCGTTTGAAGAGTCCTGTTTTTATAGGTTTTAGCATCTTATTAAAGCTATTGCCAGTCATGATTTTGCCGTTGTTGTTGAAAGGTATGAAATGGAAAAGGTGGTTTTTATACTTCGGCATTTTAGCTGCTACAGTTTCACTCGGATTCGCTCCATTTATTTCAGCAGATTTGATTGAAAACTATGGGTCTTCTGTAGGGCTTTGGTTTGGAACATTTGAATTTAATGCAAGTGTATATTATATCATTCGAGAGATAGGGTTCCAGATCACTGGTTATAACATTATAGGCACGGTAGGTAAAATTTTGCCTGTAATTACATTGATGTCTATTCTATTGCTTGCTGTAATTCGCAAAAATCAATTTCCAGAAATCCTACTAACCAGCATTCTGTTCTCTTTTACAATTTACCTGTTGTTCTCCACCACCGTGCATCCTTGGTATTTGACCATACCTTTATTATTCTCAATTTTCACAAAATACCGTTACATGGTTATTTGGAGTGGCTTGGTTTTCGTGAGTTATTCAGCATACTCGAACGCCTTGTTTCAAGAAAATATGTGGTGGATTGGAATAGAATATTCGATGGTCATAGCTTTTCTAACCTATGAATTATGGGTTCAATCTCGATGGATGCCCAACACGAGATATAAATAG